One segment of Fibrobacter succinogenes DNA contains the following:
- the nadE gene encoding NAD(+) synthase: MKLYVVQMKILPGNVPANMQTMKAAFDRAKAAEVDCVVFPRNALTGPSNKALPVDWAEIRKYAGNMPFFLCGDVLDDTPLLNIAHVTHGSDFYVVGRREVENKELSHLAKDCAMPVVCLNGVGTDNTGKNIYALSGGSRVFDCDGKVVFEMPLFSEAEAVVEFIDGNVQVYAESAKPYPSEIAEIHDALVFMIRENLKMFHISRMVIGASGGIDSAVSAVLYSEAIGPENVFLVNMPTRFNSDTTKNAARDLAENLGTPYMVAPISDIIESVCHTLERCSFVRNDTVMKVAGINHENLQARTRSASILSTVASVVGGGVTCNGNKSEAMVGYCTLYGDSCGVMCAIGDLWKTQVYELARYINRDKEIIPKASIDIPASAELSEAMNVDEGKGDPILYPYHDKLFAMWVEKGVSLNFTEKLLLEGTLCETLGVDAAYFKSKLPTVEAALEDMRLWYRRFKGLALAKRIQFPPILSVSGHAFGGEYRESQVSG; the protein is encoded by the coding sequence ATGAAACTTTATGTGGTGCAGATGAAAATTCTGCCGGGTAATGTGCCGGCGAATATGCAAACGATGAAGGCTGCTTTTGACCGTGCTAAGGCTGCCGAAGTCGATTGCGTTGTGTTTCCGCGAAATGCTTTGACGGGCCCTTCTAACAAGGCTCTTCCTGTCGATTGGGCGGAAATCCGTAAGTATGCAGGCAACATGCCATTCTTCTTGTGCGGCGACGTGCTCGATGATACTCCGCTTTTGAATATAGCGCATGTGACGCATGGCAGCGATTTTTATGTAGTGGGCCGCCGTGAAGTCGAAAATAAGGAACTTTCGCATTTGGCAAAAGACTGCGCGATGCCGGTCGTGTGCTTGAACGGTGTTGGGACCGACAATACCGGTAAGAACATTTATGCGCTCTCTGGTGGAAGCCGCGTGTTCGATTGCGATGGTAAGGTTGTCTTTGAAATGCCGCTCTTTAGCGAAGCTGAAGCTGTTGTTGAATTTATCGATGGCAATGTGCAAGTTTATGCGGAATCGGCAAAGCCATACCCGAGCGAAATTGCCGAAATTCATGATGCGCTAGTGTTCATGATTCGTGAAAACTTGAAAATGTTCCACATTTCGCGCATGGTGATTGGCGCTAGTGGCGGTATCGATAGTGCTGTTTCAGCCGTGCTTTATTCTGAAGCGATTGGACCGGAAAATGTGTTCCTCGTGAACATGCCGACGCGCTTCAATTCCGATACGACGAAGAATGCTGCTCGCGACTTGGCCGAGAACTTGGGAACGCCTTACATGGTCGCTCCGATTTCTGACATTATAGAATCAGTTTGCCATACACTTGAACGTTGCTCTTTTGTGCGTAACGATACCGTGATGAAGGTCGCGGGAATCAACCACGAAAACTTGCAGGCGAGGACTCGTTCCGCTTCTATCCTTTCAACGGTCGCGTCAGTAGTGGGCGGTGGCGTCACTTGCAATGGCAACAAGAGCGAAGCGATGGTTGGCTACTGCACGTTGTACGGCGATTCTTGCGGCGTGATGTGCGCTATTGGCGACTTGTGGAAAACGCAAGTCTATGAACTCGCTCGTTATATCAACCGCGATAAGGAAATTATCCCGAAGGCATCGATTGATATTCCGGCGAGCGCAGAACTTTCCGAAGCGATGAACGTGGACGAAGGCAAGGGCGACCCGATTCTTTATCCGTACCACGACAAGCTTTTTGCGATGTGGGTCGAGAAGGGGGTAAGTCTGAACTTTACCGAAAAACTGTTGCTGGAAGGGACGCTTTGCGAAACGCTCGGTGTCGATGCGGCTTACTTCAAGTCGAAGCTCCCGACGGTTGAAGCAGCCCTCGAAGACATGCGCCTTTGGTACCGCCGTTTCAAGGGACTTGCATTGGCGAAGCGTATCCAGTTCCCGCCGATACTTTCTGTGAGCGGACACGCCTTCGGCGGCGAATACCGCGAAAGCCAGGTGAGTGGTTAG
- a CDS encoding peptidylprolyl isomerase encodes MKIAEKTVVQMHYTLKSDEGAVIDSSEGREPLQYIQGMHMIVPGLEKAMVGHDVGDKFDVVVIPAEGYGEYDERMTQEVPLNVFQGVDKVEAGMAFFAQTPGGPMQIRIKSVGEKTAVIDANHELAGKNLNFAIEVVSVREATEDDLKPFEHHCCCGGHEGEDHECKCGEEGHECECGGHGNKENCDGNGGCGCPNHDKHHGK; translated from the coding sequence ATGAAAATTGCTGAAAAAACAGTCGTTCAGATGCATTACACCCTCAAGTCTGACGAAGGCGCCGTGATCGATTCTTCGGAAGGTCGCGAACCGCTCCAGTACATCCAGGGCATGCACATGATCGTTCCGGGTCTCGAAAAGGCAATGGTCGGTCACGATGTGGGCGACAAGTTTGATGTTGTCGTGATTCCGGCCGAAGGTTACGGCGAATACGATGAACGCATGACTCAGGAAGTCCCGCTCAACGTGTTCCAGGGAGTCGACAAGGTCGAAGCTGGCATGGCTTTCTTTGCCCAGACTCCGGGTGGTCCGATGCAAATCCGCATCAAGTCCGTTGGCGAAAAAACTGCTGTTATCGATGCTAACCACGAACTTGCGGGCAAAAACCTCAACTTCGCTATTGAAGTTGTGAGCGTGCGCGAAGCTACCGAAGATGACCTTAAGCCGTTTGAACACCATTGCTGCTGCGGTGGCCACGAAGGTGAAGATCACGAATGCAAGTGCGGCGAAGAAGGTCACGAATGCGAATGCGGTGGTCACGGCAACAAGGAAAACTGCGATGGTAACGGTGGTTGCGGTTGCCCCAACCATGATAAGCATCACGGCAAGTAA
- the cimA gene encoding citramalate synthase: MNSSKKVLLYDTTLRDGNQDRKISLSLADKVQIARILDHFGFDYIEGGWPNPSNPTDEEFFKLIKDVKLKHAKIAAFGSTRRPKILPENDPLLQALIKSEAPVKTIFGKSWDLHVTDVIRTTLTENLDMIESSVAYLKEYSEEVIYDAEHFFDGYKANPEYAIETLRAAEKGHADCIVLCDTNGGTMPWEIEKIIADVQKHISTPLGIHVHNDSGLAVANSLYAVKAGCLMVQGVVNGYGERCGNANLTTIAADLKFKMDRDFAAAKKLSHLRQLSGNIDQIVNLPSDVHAPYVGDAAFAHKGGAHIDGVMKVSRSFEHIDPHSVGNDRVFVTSDQAGGSLVVEKLKAIKPGIDKKDPLVASLLKEIKERENAGWHFDSAEASFKLLVYRHLGMVKEPFKVLNYRVIEDKTPQGVSVSQATVKLQVGDKISHQVSEGDGPVNALDAALRKALLPFFPCMESVRLDDFKVRVLGSNVASDATVRVWTTFGDEHGYWNMVGVSSNIIAACWTAFVDGLTYKILIEDKVIANAYKHIDVASASGAK; encoded by the coding sequence ATGAATTCTTCTAAAAAAGTCCTTTTATACGATACAACTCTCCGTGACGGTAACCAAGACCGTAAAATAAGTCTCTCTTTAGCCGACAAGGTGCAGATTGCACGAATTTTGGACCATTTTGGATTTGACTATATTGAAGGCGGTTGGCCGAACCCCAGCAATCCGACAGACGAAGAATTTTTCAAGCTTATCAAGGATGTAAAGCTCAAGCACGCAAAGATTGCCGCTTTCGGTTCTACGCGTCGTCCTAAAATTTTGCCGGAAAATGATCCGCTTTTGCAGGCTTTGATCAAGTCCGAAGCTCCGGTCAAGACGATTTTTGGTAAGAGCTGGGATTTGCATGTAACGGATGTGATTCGCACGACGCTTACGGAAAACCTCGACATGATCGAGTCTTCTGTGGCATACCTCAAGGAATATTCTGAGGAAGTGATTTACGATGCCGAACACTTTTTTGATGGCTACAAGGCAAATCCGGAATACGCGATTGAAACGCTCCGAGCCGCAGAAAAGGGCCATGCCGATTGCATCGTGCTTTGCGATACGAACGGTGGAACGATGCCGTGGGAAATCGAAAAAATCATAGCGGATGTGCAAAAGCATATTTCTACTCCGCTTGGCATCCATGTGCATAACGATAGCGGACTTGCTGTTGCGAACTCGCTCTACGCCGTGAAGGCCGGTTGCTTGATGGTGCAGGGCGTGGTAAACGGTTACGGTGAACGTTGCGGTAATGCAAACCTTACGACGATTGCTGCCGATTTGAAGTTCAAGATGGACCGCGATTTTGCTGCCGCTAAAAAGTTGAGCCATTTGCGCCAGCTGAGCGGCAACATCGACCAGATTGTGAATTTGCCGAGCGACGTGCATGCTCCGTATGTGGGCGATGCCGCATTTGCCCATAAGGGTGGTGCGCATATCGATGGCGTCATGAAGGTTTCTCGCAGTTTTGAACATATCGACCCGCATTCCGTGGGTAATGATCGCGTGTTTGTGACGAGCGACCAAGCGGGTGGTTCTCTTGTTGTGGAAAAACTCAAGGCTATCAAGCCGGGTATCGACAAGAAGGATCCGCTGGTAGCAAGCCTCCTCAAAGAAATCAAGGAACGCGAAAACGCTGGCTGGCATTTTGACAGCGCCGAAGCAAGCTTTAAGTTGCTCGTTTATCGCCACTTGGGAATGGTCAAAGAACCGTTCAAGGTGCTCAACTACCGCGTAATCGAAGATAAGACTCCGCAGGGTGTTTCTGTATCGCAGGCAACGGTCAAGCTTCAGGTGGGTGACAAAATCAGTCATCAGGTGAGCGAAGGGGATGGTCCGGTGAACGCTCTCGATGCAGCTCTCCGCAAGGCACTTTTGCCGTTCTTCCCGTGCATGGAAAGCGTACGCCTCGACGACTTCAAGGTGCGTGTGCTCGGTTCCAACGTGGCATCCGATGCGACGGTTCGCGTATGGACAACGTTTGGCGATGAACACGGCTACTGGAACATGGTCGGTGTTTCGAGCAACATCATTGCTGCTTGCTGGACTGCTTTTGTCGATGGCCTTACATACAAGATTCTGATTGAAGACAAGGTCATTGCAAACGCTTACAAGCACATTGATGTGGCATCCGCGTCTGGTGCAAAATAG
- the hisD gene encoding histidinol dehydrogenase produces the protein MKIVKVTPKSQEIDRICGREVAPSKEIHDKVMDILADIKNGGYAKAVEYAQKFDGLKGKNLRVSEAEIKKSAAKCPPEMQRALKQAIKNVRDFHVNQMEDSWLMEGKDGVVLGQRIRPMKRVGLYVPGGAGIYPSTVIMNAVPAIVAGVKDIVVVTPIKGEINRAVAFVLCELGITEVYHIGGAQAIGMLAYGAKDAKGKVVVERVDKIVGPGNVFAAVAKKEVFGIVDIDMVAGPSEVLVLADNTCDPDFVAADLLSQAEHGSGFEAAICITDNMETAQMISECVDIQVENSPKKELLTKVLDNFGRILVVKDWFDGVAIANAIAPEHMEIMTDEAETMAAQIENAGAVFIGPWSSEPVGDYFAGPNHVLPTNGTGRFFSPLGVYDFLKRMSIIKYSEKAIKKNAKAIAVVANEEGFIHHAAAVLKRL, from the coding sequence ATGAAAATCGTAAAAGTTACTCCGAAGTCTCAAGAGATTGACAGAATTTGTGGTCGTGAAGTTGCTCCGAGCAAGGAAATTCACGACAAGGTCATGGATATTCTCGCCGACATCAAGAACGGCGGTTATGCGAAGGCTGTGGAATACGCCCAGAAGTTCGATGGTCTGAAGGGTAAGAACCTCCGCGTCTCCGAAGCCGAAATCAAGAAGTCTGCTGCCAAGTGCCCGCCCGAAATGCAACGCGCTCTTAAGCAGGCGATTAAGAACGTTCGCGATTTCCACGTGAACCAGATGGAAGATTCCTGGCTCATGGAAGGGAAGGACGGCGTGGTTCTCGGTCAGCGAATCCGCCCGATGAAGCGTGTTGGCCTTTATGTTCCGGGTGGTGCAGGCATTTACCCGAGCACGGTGATTATGAATGCGGTTCCGGCCATTGTCGCTGGCGTCAAGGACATCGTTGTCGTGACTCCGATCAAGGGCGAAATCAACCGCGCTGTGGCTTTTGTGCTTTGCGAACTTGGCATTACCGAAGTTTACCACATCGGTGGCGCTCAGGCTATCGGCATGCTTGCTTATGGTGCCAAGGATGCTAAGGGCAAGGTTGTCGTGGAACGCGTCGATAAGATTGTGGGCCCGGGTAACGTCTTTGCCGCTGTCGCGAAGAAGGAAGTTTTTGGCATTGTCGATATCGACATGGTTGCAGGCCCGTCCGAAGTGCTCGTGCTTGCTGATAACACCTGCGATCCGGATTTTGTCGCTGCCGACCTCTTGAGCCAAGCAGAACACGGTTCTGGCTTCGAAGCCGCTATTTGCATTACGGACAACATGGAAACCGCACAGATGATTAGCGAATGTGTGGACATCCAGGTTGAAAATTCCCCGAAGAAGGAACTCCTCACGAAGGTGCTCGACAACTTCGGTCGCATCCTCGTGGTAAAGGATTGGTTCGACGGCGTTGCCATTGCTAACGCCATTGCTCCGGAACACATGGAAATTATGACGGACGAAGCTGAAACGATGGCTGCCCAGATTGAAAATGCGGGCGCCGTGTTTATCGGTCCGTGGTCTTCTGAACCGGTGGGCGACTACTTTGCTGGCCCGAACCACGTTCTCCCTACAAACGGCACGGGTCGCTTCTTCAGCCCGCTCGGTGTTTATGACTTCCTCAAGCGCATGAGCATCATCAAGTATTCCGAAAAGGCCATCAAGAAGAACGCGAAGGCAATCGCTGTCGTGGCAAACGAAGAAGGCTTCATCCACCACGCCGCCGCTGTCCTCAAGAGACTTTAA
- the purL gene encoding phosphoribosylformylglycinamidine synthase, producing MLILRGTPALSDFRLQKLSSDFKAAGIPVASVYAEFLHVVDLSADLTASEKETLEKVLHYGPMREVKALEGELFVVCPRPGTISPWSSKATDIAHICGLPAIKRIERAIAYYVKFEGAAPAGAREKITAKIHDRMTQAVFADTASLEVLFSKEEPRPLNVVPVLTEGRDALVKADKEMGLALSADEIDYLVKNFTELKRNPTDVELYMFAQANSEHCRHKVFGAEWTIDGVKQDKSLFQMIKNTYQLHNSNIFSAYKDNAAVMKGATAGRFYADPRNNKYDFHNEEVDILMKVETHNHPTAISPFPGAATGSGGEIRDEGATGKGSKPKAGLTGFSVSNLKLPGAVQPWEKDFGSPSRIASALDIMIDGPLGGAAFNNEYGRPNILGYFRTFEQEVSSEKGTEVRGYHKPIMLAGGLGNIKHQHIEKGHIDPGDHLIVLGGPAMLIGLGGGAASSVANGAGNESLDFASVQRENPEMERRCQEVIDRCWAMDEENPITFIHDVGAGGLSNAFPELVNDGGLGGKFELRNVPNDEPGMSPFEIWSNESQERYVIAIAGDKLDVFDAICKRERCPYAVVGEAIPEKHLTLTDKHFGTTPIDMPLGVLLGKPPRMIRNEKSQKRPLSSQVVPAGVTVKDLAHRVLANPTVADKTFLISIGDRSVTGMICRDQMVGPWQVPVADCAVTSATLDTYEGEVMSMGERAPIALISPAAAARMTVAESLTNMAAACVPDMGRVNLSANWMATPNYEGDGADLYEAVKSIGMELCPELGITIPVGKDSMSMSTVWQDEKGSHRVTAPISLVISAFAPCADVRKTLTPQLLQDKDSTLVLVDLARGKNRMGASIAAQVYNLLGDKAPDVDSAKELRAFFETIQKLNADGKIMAYHDKSDGGLFTTVVEMAFAGHVGVTLDATALKGNVIDALFNEELGAVLQVANADLAAVKAAFEAVGLGDTVSEIGKLNDTYNIVIGDYAEGLSDLRAIWSDTTRRIAALRDNPECAESEYKLKLEQDDPGITPKVTFDLAASAKVIKDYASRPKMAILREQGVNGELEMAAAFAKAGFESIDVHMTDILEGRVSLKDFNGLVACGGFSYGDVLGAGEGWAKSILFNPKARAEFEAYFNRKDTFTLGVCNGCQMVSNLKDLIPGAKHWPRFVQNISERFEARFCSLKVEDTPAVLLKGMAGSVLPIAVAHGEGRAEFASRVAAEECLKTGLVALRYVDGRHEYTERYPLNPNGSPFGINGLCSEDGRALVMMPHPERVFRTCQYSWHPAEWGEDGPWMQLFRNGRIFVG from the coding sequence ATGCTCATTCTTCGTGGTACTCCGGCTCTGTCGGATTTCCGTCTGCAAAAGCTTTCATCTGATTTTAAGGCCGCTGGGATTCCGGTTGCATCTGTCTATGCCGAATTCCTCCATGTGGTGGATCTGTCCGCCGACCTGACCGCTTCCGAAAAGGAAACGCTCGAAAAGGTCCTTCATTACGGCCCGATGCGCGAAGTCAAGGCGCTCGAAGGTGAACTCTTTGTGGTCTGCCCGCGTCCGGGTACGATCAGCCCGTGGAGCTCGAAGGCTACCGATATCGCTCACATTTGTGGCCTCCCGGCAATCAAGCGCATCGAACGCGCTATTGCTTATTACGTGAAGTTTGAAGGTGCTGCTCCAGCTGGCGCCCGCGAAAAGATTACGGCCAAGATTCATGACCGCATGACGCAGGCCGTGTTTGCCGATACTGCATCTCTCGAAGTTTTGTTCAGCAAGGAAGAACCGCGTCCGCTTAACGTTGTGCCGGTGCTTACCGAAGGCCGCGACGCCCTCGTGAAGGCCGACAAGGAAATGGGCCTTGCCCTCTCCGCCGACGAAATCGATTATCTCGTCAAGAATTTCACTGAACTCAAGCGCAACCCGACCGATGTTGAACTTTACATGTTCGCTCAGGCCAACTCGGAGCACTGCCGCCACAAGGTGTTCGGTGCCGAATGGACCATCGATGGCGTGAAGCAGGACAAGTCCCTGTTCCAGATGATCAAGAACACTTACCAGCTCCACAATTCCAACATCTTTAGCGCCTACAAGGATAACGCTGCTGTGATGAAGGGCGCTACGGCTGGACGTTTCTACGCCGACCCGCGCAACAACAAGTACGACTTCCACAACGAAGAAGTCGATATCTTGATGAAGGTCGAAACCCACAACCACCCGACGGCTATTTCTCCGTTCCCGGGTGCAGCAACGGGTAGTGGTGGCGAAATCCGCGACGAAGGTGCAACGGGTAAGGGTTCCAAGCCGAAGGCCGGCCTCACGGGCTTTAGCGTTTCGAACCTCAAGCTTCCGGGTGCCGTTCAGCCGTGGGAAAAGGACTTTGGTAGTCCGTCTCGCATTGCTTCCGCTCTCGACATCATGATTGATGGCCCGCTCGGTGGTGCCGCGTTCAACAACGAATACGGCCGTCCGAACATCCTCGGTTACTTCCGTACGTTCGAACAGGAAGTTTCTTCTGAAAAGGGTACCGAAGTCCGCGGTTACCACAAGCCGATTATGCTTGCTGGCGGTCTCGGTAACATCAAGCACCAGCATATTGAAAAGGGCCACATCGACCCGGGTGACCACTTAATCGTTCTCGGTGGTCCGGCTATGCTCATCGGTCTTGGTGGCGGTGCAGCTAGCTCTGTTGCTAACGGTGCCGGTAACGAATCTCTCGACTTTGCTTCTGTGCAGCGTGAAAACCCGGAAATGGAACGCCGCTGCCAGGAAGTCATCGACCGCTGCTGGGCGATGGACGAAGAAAACCCGATTACGTTTATTCATGACGTGGGTGCAGGTGGACTTTCTAACGCCTTCCCGGAACTCGTGAACGATGGCGGCCTCGGCGGTAAGTTTGAACTCCGCAATGTGCCGAATGACGAACCGGGCATGAGTCCGTTCGAAATCTGGAGTAACGAATCCCAGGAACGTTATGTGATTGCAATCGCCGGCGACAAGCTCGATGTGTTCGACGCGATTTGTAAGCGTGAACGCTGCCCGTACGCAGTGGTGGGCGAGGCTATCCCAGAAAAGCACTTGACCCTTACGGACAAGCACTTCGGTACGACTCCGATTGACATGCCGCTGGGTGTGCTCCTCGGCAAGCCGCCTCGCATGATCCGCAATGAAAAGTCTCAGAAGCGCCCGCTCTCTTCTCAGGTGGTGCCGGCTGGCGTGACGGTGAAGGACCTTGCACATCGCGTGCTTGCTAACCCGACCGTTGCAGATAAGACGTTCTTGATTTCTATCGGTGACCGTTCCGTGACGGGTATGATTTGCCGCGACCAGATGGTTGGTCCGTGGCAGGTTCCGGTGGCTGACTGCGCCGTGACCAGTGCTACGCTTGATACTTACGAAGGTGAAGTCATGAGCATGGGCGAACGCGCTCCGATCGCTCTTATTTCTCCGGCTGCCGCTGCCCGCATGACGGTCGCTGAATCTCTTACGAACATGGCTGCCGCTTGCGTGCCTGATATGGGCCGCGTGAACTTGTCCGCAAACTGGATGGCTACGCCGAACTACGAAGGCGATGGCGCTGACTTGTACGAAGCCGTGAAGTCTATCGGTATGGAACTCTGCCCGGAACTTGGTATTACGATTCCGGTCGGTAAGGACTCCATGAGCATGAGTACCGTGTGGCAGGATGAAAAGGGTAGCCACCGCGTGACTGCTCCGATTTCTCTTGTGATTAGTGCCTTTGCTCCGTGCGCTGACGTTCGCAAGACGCTTACGCCGCAGCTCCTGCAGGACAAGGATTCGACCCTCGTTCTCGTGGACCTCGCTCGTGGCAAGAACCGCATGGGCGCATCCATTGCCGCTCAGGTTTACAACCTCCTCGGTGACAAGGCTCCGGATGTCGATTCCGCTAAGGAACTCCGCGCCTTCTTCGAAACGATCCAGAAGCTCAATGCCGATGGCAAGATTATGGCTTACCACGACAAGAGCGATGGCGGCCTCTTTACGACGGTTGTCGAAATGGCTTTCGCAGGCCACGTGGGCGTGACGCTCGACGCTACTGCTCTCAAGGGCAATGTGATTGACGCTTTGTTCAACGAAGAACTCGGTGCCGTTCTCCAGGTTGCAAACGCAGACCTCGCTGCTGTGAAGGCCGCATTTGAAGCTGTCGGTCTCGGCGATACCGTTTCTGAAATCGGTAAGCTCAACGATACGTACAACATTGTGATTGGCGACTACGCCGAAGGCCTCTCTGACCTTCGCGCCATCTGGAGTGATACGACTCGCCGCATTGCCGCTCTCCGTGACAATCCGGAATGTGCCGAAAGCGAATACAAGCTCAAGCTCGAACAGGACGATCCGGGTATCACGCCGAAGGTCACGTTCGATCTCGCTGCTAGCGCCAAGGTCATTAAGGATTACGCAAGCCGCCCGAAGATGGCTATCCTCCGTGAACAGGGCGTCAACGGCGAACTCGAAATGGCTGCTGCATTTGCAAAGGCTGGCTTCGAATCTATCGACGTTCACATGACGGACATTCTCGAAGGTCGCGTAAGCCTCAAGGACTTTAACGGTCTCGTCGCTTGCGGTGGCTTTAGCTACGGTGACGTTCTCGGTGCAGGCGAAGGCTGGGCCAAGAGCATCTTGTTCAACCCGAAGGCTCGCGCTGAATTCGAAGCTTACTTCAACCGCAAGGATACCTTCACGCTCGGCGTTTGCAACGGCTGCCAGATGGTCTCGAACCTCAAGGATTTGATTCCGGGCGCCAAGCATTGGCCGCGCTTTGTGCAGAACATCTCCGAACGCTTCGAAGCCCGCTTCTGCTCTTTGAAGGTCGAAGATACTCCGGCTGTGCTCCTCAAGGGAATGGCTGGTTCTGTGCTCCCGATCGCTGTTGCTCACGGCGAAGGCCGCGCGGAATTCGCTAGCCGGGTCGCCGCCGAGGAATGCTTAAAGACGGGTCTTGTGGCGCTCCGCTATGTGGACGGCAGGCACGAATACACCGAACGCTACCCGCTCAACCCGAACGGCTCTCCGTTCGGCATTAACGGCCTCTGCTCCGAAGACGGTCGCGCACTCGTCATGATGCCGCACCCGGAACGTGTGTTCCGTACTTGCCAGTACTCCTGGCATCCGGCTGAATGGGGTGAAGACGGCCCGTGGATGCAGCTCTTCCGCAACGGCCGCATTTTTGTGGGGTAA
- a CDS encoding radical SAM protein gives MANIGYQPVTAVWEVTMGCNFRCGHCGSSCEGALPGQLSTEEALDLCDQIADIGLKWITLSGGEPLTRQDTPELVKRLSGNGVIVNMITNGWLLDAKMAKKLKENGIATVAISIDGTPEIHDKIRKKGAFEHARQAFAAMKELGIKTGAVTTITKQNMDILPELKEELIRMGVNTWQVQLGLPMGNLKERPDWLLEPRQVKDIIDFCYDTAKEGRIDIYPADCIGYYSMKDLETRRMSYKSNGYSLWDGCNAGIRGFGILHNGDILGCTSIRSKEFIEGNIRERKLREIWEDKNAFLWRRQMTKDKLSGSCKKCIYGSKCLGGCPNTRLTMKGSIYEENEYCAYNLSLKEKETKYGKCDSAAALLKLAEALIPQGNYQEASFALKRAQELEPNNADVYRAMGYSEFMCGNYESCLEANEKALNINSMDTYAMGGRALALFRLGQTDEGLRVMQEAVSLSGGQDPNLIQDLRYMTSDMAAKAAYASK, from the coding sequence ATGGCAAATATTGGGTATCAACCCGTCACTGCAGTCTGGGAAGTAACGATGGGCTGCAACTTTCGCTGTGGGCATTGTGGTTCATCTTGTGAGGGCGCTCTCCCGGGACAATTGAGCACCGAAGAAGCTCTTGATTTATGTGATCAGATTGCAGATATTGGATTGAAATGGATTACCTTGTCTGGAGGCGAACCTCTTACGAGACAAGATACACCTGAACTGGTGAAACGACTTTCCGGTAATGGCGTTATCGTGAATATGATCACGAACGGTTGGCTCCTTGACGCAAAGATGGCGAAAAAGTTAAAAGAAAATGGTATTGCCACTGTTGCGATAAGCATTGACGGAACGCCCGAAATCCATGACAAAATCAGGAAAAAAGGTGCCTTTGAACATGCAAGGCAGGCTTTTGCTGCAATGAAGGAATTGGGAATAAAGACCGGTGCTGTTACGACCATTACGAAGCAGAACATGGATATTCTCCCGGAATTGAAGGAAGAACTTATTCGCATGGGCGTTAACACGTGGCAGGTTCAACTCGGTTTGCCTATGGGTAATTTGAAGGAACGCCCTGATTGGCTCCTTGAACCGAGACAGGTCAAAGACATCATTGATTTTTGCTACGATACGGCAAAAGAAGGGCGAATTGATATTTATCCTGCCGATTGTATTGGATATTATTCAATGAAGGACCTTGAAACAAGGCGTATGTCCTACAAGTCAAATGGTTATTCCTTGTGGGATGGCTGCAATGCTGGAATTCGCGGTTTCGGGATATTGCATAATGGCGATATCTTGGGTTGCACCTCGATTCGATCCAAGGAATTCATTGAGGGAAATATCCGCGAAAGAAAGCTCCGTGAAATTTGGGAAGATAAAAATGCATTTTTGTGGCGTCGTCAGATGACAAAGGACAAACTTTCTGGCTCTTGCAAAAAATGCATTTATGGTTCCAAGTGCCTTGGCGGCTGCCCGAATACGCGTCTCACGATGAAGGGTAGCATTTATGAGGAAAATGAATATTGCGCATACAACCTTTCTCTAAAGGAAAAGGAAACAAAGTATGGCAAGTGCGACAGTGCTGCTGCTTTGCTCAAACTGGCAGAAGCGTTGATTCCGCAGGGCAACTATCAGGAAGCCTCCTTTGCCTTGAAGCGTGCACAAGAACTGGAACCCAATAACGCCGATGTTTACAGGGCGATGGGTTACAGCGAATTCATGTGCGGTAACTATGAATCGTGCCTTGAAGCAAACGAAAAGGCTTTGAATATCAATAGCATGGATACTTATGCTATGGGTGGTCGAGCACTTGCCTTGTTTCGACTCGGGCAGACTGATGAAGGTTTGCGTGTTATGCAAGAGGCTGTCTCGTTGTCCGGAGGTCAGGATCCGAATCTTATCCAAGATCTCAGATATATGACATCCGACATGGCTGCAAAAGCTGCATACGCAAGTAAATAG